The following coding sequences are from one Tissierella sp. window:
- a CDS encoding FMN-dependent NADH-azoreductase translates to MSKILYIKANAKPEGASRTFKVSDSFIEAYKENHPDDTIITLDLYKENIELLSADDINTVFGPKTTESRNHPILKYAYQFAEVDKYVIAEPMWNLSIPAILKAYVDYICVTGITFKYTSEGPVGLCTGKKAINIASRGGSYSAEPYSAYEMGDRYLRTIFGFLGITDFTTIAADGLDSTGNNVDEIVNNAIKEAKELARNF, encoded by the coding sequence ATGAGTAAGATACTTTATATTAAAGCCAATGCAAAACCTGAAGGTGCCTCAAGAACATTTAAAGTTTCTGATAGTTTTATTGAAGCATATAAAGAGAATCATCCTGATGATACAATAATAACTCTTGATTTATATAAAGAAAATATAGAGTTATTATCCGCAGATGATATAAATACAGTTTTTGGACCTAAAACAACTGAGAGTAGAAATCATCCAATTCTAAAATATGCATATCAATTTGCCGAAGTCGATAAATATGTAATTGCAGAGCCTATGTGGAATTTAAGCATTCCTGCAATCTTAAAGGCATATGTTGACTATATCTGTGTAACTGGTATTACATTCAAATATACCTCTGAGGGTCCAGTTGGTTTATGTACAGGAAAAAAGGCAATTAATATTGCCTCAAGAGGGGGAAGTTATTCTGCGGAACCATATTCAGCATATGAAATGGGAGATAGATACTTAAGAACCATTTTTGGTTTTTTAGGCATTACAGATTTTACTACAATAGCTGCAGATGGATTAGACTCTACAGGTAATAATGTTGATGAAATTGTCAACAATGCTATTAAAGAAGCTAAGGAATTAGCAAGGAATTTCTAG
- a CDS encoding GNAT family N-acetyltransferase, with translation MIREILPNEYYSVKKFVEKDIARNYFILLGLTSKKQVYDKIYGEYRKDELIAVLFRRKSGVLQFFAPEEFDIDGFENLISTLEYDALIGPKSYCHKFLDKGLFTSIKDGAYISKLDKDYIMKPIQIKYKMRDIDVDDLDKIVELYKEVFQSFSPREVMEEKLNNNRGRGVCIEEDGEIISVAQTDFEIKDTAVIVGVATNRDYRCKGLATQCLQSLCSILLKEGKDLYLQYDNLEAGKIYEKLGFVNIDQVIHYRK, from the coding sequence ATGATTAGAGAGATTCTGCCAAATGAATACTATTCCGTTAAGAAATTTGTGGAAAAAGATATTGCAAGAAATTATTTTATTCTCCTAGGACTAACAAGCAAAAAGCAAGTTTATGATAAAATCTACGGAGAATATAGAAAAGATGAATTAATTGCTGTATTATTTCGAAGAAAGAGTGGAGTTCTACAATTTTTTGCTCCAGAAGAATTTGATATTGATGGTTTTGAAAACTTGATTTCCACTTTAGAATATGATGCATTAATAGGTCCCAAATCATATTGTCACAAATTTTTAGATAAAGGTTTGTTTACATCTATAAAAGATGGGGCTTATATATCTAAATTAGACAAGGACTATATAATGAAGCCTATACAGATTAAATATAAAATGAGAGATATAGATGTAGATGATTTAGATAAAATAGTAGAACTATATAAAGAAGTATTTCAAAGCTTTAGCCCAAGAGAAGTAATGGAAGAAAAGTTAAACAACAATCGTGGACGAGGAGTTTGCATCGAAGAAGATGGAGAAATTATATCGGTGGCACAGACTGATTTTGAAATAAAGGATACAGCAGTCATTGTAGGAGTAGCTACTAATAGGGACTATAGATGTAAAGGATTAGCTACACAATGTCTACAATCACTATGTAGCATTTTACTCAAAGAAGGAAAGGATTTATATCTTCAGTATGATAATCTTGAAGCAGGGAAGATATATGAGAAACTAGGTTTTGTAAATATTGATCAAGTAATACATTATAGGAAATGA
- a CDS encoding stalk domain-containing protein has translation MTKYEMFLTRCTANKQKRIINSLIVIMILLFSINYSYAYSLSISSPSAILIESKTGKILYQKNMDVQRPMASTSKIMTYLLVMEAVENGSIRLDDKVKVSKNATSAGGTSYNLKENDVLSVNELLSSMMIISANDSALVLAEYIGDTVENFCIKMNDKAKSLGLMSAYFVNPNGMPLKNKDQNKISAKDLAMLTKYTLDRYGDSLLEITSQKQFNGTYKNFSKKNTNELLETTSFIDGLKTGYTDLAGYCLVSTSKVKDSEKNRLIAVVLGGKSKKERSDDSKKIIDFGLNNFYTQEVLEKGEVLSYYQITSDEYIPIEFLAKDTLSILSPKNTDIAKNKEVIFQNFDFNKDILNSGEIQSILRLKDGTETEISLIANRGISVYIDDNPIIFDQAIPMVKDGSTLVPLRLIAEHLGVNIEWDQSNKAIICEKDNIRFKLIVDSKIAIINNKFVTLDIAPQVIQGNAMVPARFIAEALGMEIEWDSDIRAVKIYSV, from the coding sequence ATGACAAAATATGAAATGTTCTTAACTCGATGTACAGCTAATAAACAAAAGAGGATTATTAATTCTTTGATAGTTATTATGATTTTGCTTTTTTCAATTAATTACTCTTATGCTTATAGCTTAAGTATATCTTCACCTTCTGCCATTTTAATAGAGTCAAAGACTGGCAAGATTCTCTATCAAAAAAATATGGATGTTCAAAGACCAATGGCAAGTACCTCAAAGATAATGACTTACCTATTAGTTATGGAAGCAGTAGAAAATGGTAGTATTAGATTAGATGATAAGGTAAAGGTCAGCAAAAATGCTACAAGTGCTGGAGGAACATCTTACAACTTAAAAGAAAATGATGTTTTGTCAGTAAATGAACTTTTAAGTTCTATGATGATAATTTCAGCTAATGATTCAGCTCTTGTATTAGCAGAGTACATAGGAGATACTGTGGAGAATTTTTGTATTAAAATGAATGATAAAGCAAAATCTCTAGGGCTAATGAGTGCATACTTTGTAAATCCTAATGGAATGCCATTAAAAAATAAGGATCAAAATAAAATATCAGCTAAAGACCTAGCAATGTTAACTAAATATACATTGGACAGATATGGGGATTCTTTATTGGAAATTACTAGTCAGAAGCAATTTAATGGAACATATAAGAACTTTTCTAAAAAAAATACAAATGAATTGTTAGAAACAACTTCTTTTATAGATGGATTGAAAACAGGCTATACCGACTTAGCAGGATATTGCTTAGTTTCTACATCTAAGGTAAAGGATTCAGAAAAAAACAGACTTATTGCAGTAGTATTAGGTGGAAAATCTAAGAAAGAAAGATCTGATGATAGTAAAAAAATAATAGACTTTGGTCTAAATAACTTTTATACACAAGAAGTTCTAGAAAAAGGAGAAGTCTTAAGTTATTATCAAATCACATCTGATGAATATATACCAATTGAATTTCTTGCTAAAGATACACTTTCAATTTTATCGCCGAAAAATACAGATATAGCCAAAAATAAAGAAGTCATATTTCAAAATTTTGATTTTAATAAAGATATCTTAAATAGTGGAGAGATACAATCTATTTTAAGACTTAAAGATGGAACAGAGACAGAAATCTCTTTAATAGCCAATAGAGGCATTTCTGTTTATATAGATGACAATCCTATAATCTTCGATCAAGCTATTCCAATGGTTAAGGATGGGTCCACACTAGTGCCTCTAAGGTTAATCGCTGAACATCTTGGAGTAAATATAGAGTGGGATCAATCAAACAAGGCTATTATTTGCGAGAAGGATAATATAAGGTTTAAGTTAATTGTTGATAGCAAAATAGCTATTATTAATAATAAGTTTGTCACTTTAGATATAGCTCCTCAAGTAATCCAAGGAAACGCCATGGTCCCCGCTAGATTTATAGCAGAAGCTTTGGGCATGGAAATTGAATGGGATAGTGATATACGGGCAGTAAAGATATATAGTGTATAA
- a CDS encoding AbrB/MazE/SpoVT family DNA-binding domain-containing protein, whose translation MDINLVKWGNSAAIRIPKKVLDELNIDSSNIEDISFNVDIDGDKLLLIKKQNKTKFELLVEQSKGEILNPITEIDWGNPVGKEEW comes from the coding sequence ATGGATATCAATTTAGTTAAATGGGGTAATAGTGCAGCTATTCGTATACCTAAGAAGGTATTAGATGAATTGAATATTGATAGTAGCAATATAGAAGATATAAGTTTTAATGTAGATATAGATGGAGATAAATTATTATTAATTAAGAAGCAAAATAAAACAAAATTTGAGCTATTAGTTGAGCAATCTAAAGGTGAAATATTAAATCCAATAACAGAAATCGATTGGGGGAATCCAGTTGGAAAAGAAGAGTGGTAA
- a CDS encoding type II toxin-antitoxin system PemK/MazF family toxin has protein sequence MSIEDKKNYNNLECGDIIKICFSPSEGHEQKGYRPGLVISDPITQKELNGLVTVVPITNSTSTFLTRVNLDEYNLKTKGDILMDQVKVLDLSIRQFEFIEKAPKAVIGKCNIIFNAIYEKLLNS, from the coding sequence ATGTCTATAGAAGATAAAAAGAATTATAATAATTTAGAATGCGGAGATATAATAAAAATTTGCTTTTCGCCATCAGAAGGACATGAGCAAAAAGGATATAGACCAGGTCTTGTTATATCAGATCCCATTACTCAAAAAGAGTTAAATGGCCTAGTAACAGTGGTACCAATAACTAATTCAACTAGTACCTTCCTCACAAGAGTAAACTTAGATGAGTATAATCTCAAAACTAAAGGTGACATATTGATGGACCAAGTTAAGGTTTTAGATTTGAGTATTAGACAATTTGAATTCATAGAGAAAGCACCAAAAGCAGTGATTGGAAAATGTAATATTATATTTAATGCAATTTATGAAAAATTATTAAATTCATAA
- a CDS encoding DUF4234 domain-containing protein, whose translation MLQKRNIGLAIIFSLLTCGLYSIYWFIKLTDEASYLSGDRSTSGGMAFLLTIVTCGIYFFFWNYKMGKLIYQAQDRSGIRAQDNSILYLILAIFQLGIVSYCIMQSEINGIIQYEYNN comes from the coding sequence ATGTTACAAAAGAGAAATATTGGCTTGGCAATTATATTTTCACTTCTCACTTGTGGATTATATAGTATTTATTGGTTCATAAAGCTTACTGATGAAGCTAGCTATTTAAGTGGGGATAGATCTACATCTGGTGGTATGGCATTTTTGCTTACAATAGTTACTTGTGGGATTTATTTCTTCTTTTGGAATTATAAGATGGGTAAACTTATATACCAAGCTCAAGACAGGTCAGGGATAAGAGCTCAAGATAATTCTATTCTGTATTTGATACTAGCAATTTTTCAACTAGGTATTGTTTCTTATTGTATTATGCAATCAGAAATCAATGGTATAATTCAATATGAATATAATAACTAA
- a CDS encoding DUF2752 domain-containing protein yields MNIITKKDIKILLPILLILGIFVYFADPRNGPIFPCIFNEITGLYCPGCGMTRAVNSILRFDFYQALRYNALIFMIPPMFVAYYLLEGSKYKKLSKAIIILMIIIALGYGLIRNTEIFSYLAPVNI; encoded by the coding sequence ATGAATATAATAACTAAAAAAGATATTAAAATATTATTGCCAATTCTACTTATCCTGGGAATATTTGTATACTTTGCTGATCCTAGAAATGGACCTATATTTCCGTGCATATTCAATGAAATTACAGGACTTTATTGTCCAGGCTGCGGAATGACAAGAGCAGTAAATTCCATTCTTAGATTCGATTTTTATCAAGCTCTGAGGTATAATGCCCTTATATTTATGATTCCACCAATGTTTGTAGCTTATTATCTATTAGAGGGTAGTAAGTATAAAAAACTATCAAAGGCTATAATAATTCTAATGATAATTATAGCTTTAGGATATGGACTCATTAGAAATACAGAGATTTTTAGTTATTTAGCACCAGTTAATATTTGA
- a CDS encoding rhomboid family intramembrane serine protease → MIVIKKEKLLRYIKESPVTFTFLLIIIIYFIVISLNGGTNDIETLVRFGAFFPPFIFKYNQYYRFITSIFIHIGISHLFFNGYALYVFGTQIERFLGKKKYILFFLLTGLMGNITTYIFNPISVSAGASGSLFGIFGAFIYLIHRHKEMITPEGRKSIISMIGINLVLTILVPSISITAHLGGLIAGYILSYVFIK, encoded by the coding sequence ATGATAGTCATAAAAAAAGAAAAACTACTTAGATATATTAAAGAGAGTCCGGTGACTTTTACCTTTTTATTGATAATTATTATTTATTTTATAGTAATTAGTTTAAATGGTGGCACCAATGATATAGAGACCTTAGTTAGATTTGGAGCCTTTTTCCCTCCCTTTATTTTCAAGTATAATCAATACTATAGGTTTATTACTTCGATTTTTATTCATATAGGCATCAGCCACTTGTTTTTTAATGGATATGCTCTCTATGTATTTGGAACACAAATAGAAAGATTTTTAGGTAAGAAAAAATACATACTTTTTTTCTTGTTAACGGGCTTGATGGGAAATATAACTACTTATATTTTTAACCCTATTTCTGTATCAGCTGGAGCATCAGGAAGCTTATTTGGGATATTTGGAGCATTTATATATCTAATTCACCGTCACAAAGAAATGATAACCCCTGAAGGAAGAAAGAGTATCATATCAATGATAGGAATAAATTTAGTACTTACAATACTTGTGCCAAGTATTAGTATTACTGCCCATCTTGGAGGGCTTATAGCGGGATATATACTTTCTTATGTATTTATTAAATAG
- a CDS encoding macro domain-containing protein translates to MPLEIIRNDITKMSVDAIVNAANMELKIGGGVCGAIFSAAGAEKLQDECSSIGSCDVGQAVVTNGYDLAAKYIIHTVGPIWQGGNENEAHLLRSCYINSLKLGLKYKCKSIAFPLISSGIYSYPKDQALQIAVSTIGEFLLKHEMQVYLVVYDKNAIRLSEKLFTGIKRYIDDNYVEEHKSFNRSRELEQTVRYQLKRIEEKDLVYSEDFYMPTPEVKPQLKDVMAKLEESFSQMLLRIIDERGMTDVETYKRANIDRRLFSKIRSDKDYNPSKVTAISFAIALGLNLDETLDLLGKAGYTLSRSNKFDVIIEYFIEEENYNIHEINEALFAFDQITLGV, encoded by the coding sequence ATGCCACTAGAGATAATCAGAAATGATATAACAAAAATGTCTGTTGATGCAATAGTCAATGCTGCAAATATGGAATTGAAAATTGGGGGCGGAGTATGTGGCGCTATCTTTTCTGCAGCTGGTGCTGAAAAGTTACAAGATGAGTGTAGTAGCATTGGCTCATGTGATGTGGGTCAAGCTGTTGTTACAAATGGATATGACCTTGCTGCCAAGTACATAATCCATACAGTTGGTCCTATATGGCAAGGTGGTAATGAAAATGAAGCCCATCTATTGCGAAGCTGCTACATAAATTCTCTGAAACTTGGCTTAAAGTATAAATGCAAATCTATAGCTTTTCCTTTAATTTCATCTGGGATCTATAGCTATCCAAAGGATCAGGCCCTTCAAATTGCTGTTTCTACCATTGGAGAATTTTTATTGAAACATGAAATGCAAGTATATCTTGTAGTATATGATAAAAATGCCATTAGATTAAGTGAAAAGCTTTTTACAGGGATTAAGAGATATATTGATGATAATTATGTTGAAGAACATAAAAGCTTTAATCGTTCTAGGGAATTAGAGCAAACAGTACGATATCAACTTAAAAGAATTGAAGAGAAAGATTTAGTATATAGTGAAGATTTTTATATGCCAACACCAGAGGTTAAACCTCAATTAAAGGATGTAATGGCAAAACTTGAAGAATCTTTTTCACAAATGCTACTTAGGATTATTGATGAAAGAGGAATGACTGATGTAGAAACCTATAAAAGAGCCAATATAGATCGTAGACTCTTTTCTAAGATACGAAGTGACAAAGATTATAATCCTAGCAAGGTAACTGCCATATCCTTTGCAATTGCACTAGGACTGAACTTAGATGAGACATTGGATTTACTAGGGAAGGCTGGATATACCTTATCCCGAAGCAATAAATTTGATGTAATTATTGAATATTTTATTGAGGAAGAAAACTATAATATACACGAAATAAATGAAGCATTATTTGCTTTTGATCAGATTACCTTAGGGGTATAA
- a CDS encoding vWA domain-containing protein — MERKITELVFILDKSGSMSGLESDTIGGFNAMLNKQQKEDGEAIVTTVLFDDKYDIIHDRINIKGIKPITEKEYSVEGSTALLDAIGKTINKIGNAQKNTQKDYRADKVVFVITTDGMENASREYTYENIRTMIERQKTKYRWEFIFLGANIDAISTAERFGIGADRAATYHADSEGTKLNYDVVSEVVSDFRANRVVMHNWKEKIEEDYKGRGKK, encoded by the coding sequence ATGGAAAGAAAAATAACTGAATTGGTATTTATCTTAGATAAGAGCGGTTCAATGTCAGGTCTAGAAAGTGACACAATCGGAGGATTCAATGCCATGTTAAACAAACAACAAAAGGAAGATGGAGAAGCTATTGTAACTACAGTATTATTTGATGATAAATATGATATCATCCATGACAGAATCAATATAAAGGGAATTAAACCTATTACAGAAAAAGAATATTCTGTTGAAGGATCCACAGCATTATTAGATGCCATTGGAAAAACTATTAACAAAATAGGAAATGCTCAAAAAAATACTCAAAAGGATTATCGAGCTGATAAAGTTGTATTTGTCATAACTACTGATGGCATGGAAAATGCTAGCCGTGAATACACTTATGAAAATATTAGGACAATGATTGAAAGACAAAAGACTAAATATAGATGGGAGTTCATTTTCTTAGGTGCAAATATTGACGCTATCTCTACTGCAGAGAGATTTGGAATTGGTGCAGATAGGGCAGCTACCTATCACGCAGATAGTGAAGGTACAAAATTGAATTATGATGTTGTAAGTGAAGTAGTAAGTGATTTTCGTGCAAATAGAGTAGTTATGCATAATTGGAAAGAAAAAATTGAAGAAGATTATAAGGGGCGTGGAAAGAAGTAA
- a CDS encoding M20/M25/M40 family metallo-hydrolase yields the protein MKDLSNKIKDLTIELTEIYSVVGSKEENDVVERIYHKFKEMKYFKANPSMVKYIDVKNDNLNRKSVLAYVKGKKGNSKKTVILIAHTDTVGTSDYGTIKEYATKPLELKEKLKDLSIPEDALKDLESNEYLFGRGIFDMKCGLSTLMTIVEELSGSIEDLEGNLVFAAVCDEEGNSGGMLNIVPELIKLREKEGFEYQALVDTDYMAPRYEGDESKYIYVGTVGKLMPSFYIVGSEAHGGDPFRGLDPNHISSAIVEEMDFNTKYSDEAEGEVTVPPISLRQQDLKSEYSVQTARSSYLYFNFGTHSSTPDELMEKVKAGTNLAFQKVIDTLNVEYKKYCNFNNYPYASLPWTPRVISYDELYKKVKGERGHEVDNLIERMNTELLADEGVDDRVFALKMVEAVHNMWSDKDPVVVVYFSPPYYPHIYVKGETELEKKLLDTVDNVIKNTESKYDIQMKKFYPYISDLSYGAAPREENAVESLKNNMPGFGVKYNLPIEDMQSLNLPVVNIGPFGKDAHKFTERLQEDYSFNIAPKMVYDTIINLLK from the coding sequence ATGAAAGATCTTAGTAATAAAATTAAGGATCTTACTATTGAATTAACTGAAATCTATAGTGTAGTTGGTTCAAAGGAAGAAAATGATGTAGTAGAAAGAATATACCATAAGTTTAAAGAAATGAAATATTTTAAAGCTAACCCTTCAATGGTTAAGTATATAGATGTAAAAAATGATAATCTCAACCGTAAAAGTGTATTAGCTTATGTCAAAGGTAAAAAAGGTAATAGCAAAAAAACAGTTATATTAATCGCTCATACTGATACTGTTGGTACATCTGATTATGGAACAATAAAGGAATACGCAACTAAACCCCTTGAGTTAAAGGAAAAACTAAAGGATCTTTCTATTCCAGAGGATGCCTTAAAGGACTTAGAGTCTAATGAGTATCTATTTGGTAGAGGTATATTTGATATGAAATGTGGGCTTTCTACTCTAATGACCATTGTAGAGGAACTTTCTGGTAGTATAGAAGACCTGGAAGGAAATCTAGTTTTTGCTGCTGTATGTGATGAAGAGGGTAATTCAGGAGGCATGTTGAATATTGTACCTGAACTTATTAAACTTAGAGAAAAAGAAGGATTTGAGTACCAAGCATTGGTAGATACAGATTATATGGCTCCAAGATACGAAGGCGATGAATCTAAGTATATATATGTAGGAACTGTAGGAAAATTAATGCCTTCATTCTATATAGTAGGCTCCGAAGCACACGGTGGAGACCCATTTAGAGGTTTAGACCCTAACCATATATCCTCGGCTATAGTGGAAGAAATGGATTTTAACACTAAATATAGTGATGAAGCTGAAGGAGAAGTCACTGTTCCACCTATTTCATTGAGACAACAGGATTTAAAGTCTGAATACTCAGTGCAAACAGCTAGATCAAGCTATTTGTATTTTAACTTTGGTACTCATAGTAGTACTCCTGATGAACTAATGGAAAAGGTTAAGGCTGGAACTAACTTAGCCTTCCAAAAAGTTATAGATACTCTAAATGTAGAATATAAGAAATACTGTAACTTTAATAATTATCCATATGCTAGCCTACCATGGACTCCAAGAGTTATCTCTTATGATGAGCTTTATAAAAAGGTTAAAGGTGAAAGAGGTCATGAGGTTGATAACTTAATTGAGAGAATGAATACAGAGCTATTGGCAGATGAAGGTGTGGATGATAGGGTATTTGCATTAAAGATGGTAGAAGCAGTTCACAATATGTGGTCTGATAAGGATCCAGTAGTTGTAGTTTATTTCTCACCTCCATATTATCCTCATATATATGTAAAAGGGGAAACAGAGTTGGAGAAAAAACTATTAGATACAGTGGATAATGTAATTAAAAACACTGAATCAAAATATGATATTCAAATGAAGAAATTCTATCCTTATATTTCTGATTTAAGCTACGGAGCTGCACCAAGAGAAGAGAATGCTGTTGAATCATTGAAAAACAACATGCCAGGATTTGGTGTGAAGTATAATCTACCGATTGAAGATATGCAATCTCTAAATCTCCCTGTTGTAAACATAGGACCTTTTGGAAAGGATGCTCATAAGTTTACAGAAAGGCTTCAAGAGGATTATTCTTTCAATATAGCACCTAAGATGGTTTATGACACTATAATTAATCTATTGAAATAA
- a CDS encoding sodium:alanine symporter family protein, translated as MQSLLDAIINFSNWLWGIPMLVILVGGSLFLTIRLGFVQFRYFGYAMKQTFGKMFKKQDKGEGTISAFQAASAALASAIGASNIVGVPVAIAFGGPGAVFWMWVIALVGAGAKFSEVVLGIKYRVLNEEGEYVGGPMYFLKNGVGGTFGKILGVLFSFFLMIELIPSIATQSASFVQTATTINMPSWLSGVLLATVVALVVFGGIKRIGNVTEKLVPFMALLYVIGALAIIIVNITELPNALAVIFKHAFTPMAAVGGFTGSTIAAAIRWGTARGVYSNESGMGTAPIAHAAAVTDHPVRQAMWGIFENVVDTLIVCTATGLVVIITGVYLNIPASEAATMPSLAFQTLLGANLGSIIVTIAIALFVLSTIIVIVYYGEKQAEYLFNTKFSKVMRIVYLLSILAGAFGGLEFLYQFLDIMLALIIIPNMIGLVMLSGEVRDLKNEFFSNPELYEKAKPKKSTT; from the coding sequence ATGCAAAGTTTACTAGATGCAATTATTAATTTTTCAAATTGGCTTTGGGGAATCCCAATGTTGGTAATCTTAGTTGGTGGAAGTTTATTTTTAACTATTAGATTAGGATTTGTACAATTTAGGTATTTTGGATATGCAATGAAGCAAACTTTTGGTAAGATGTTTAAGAAGCAAGATAAAGGAGAAGGTACTATATCTGCTTTCCAAGCAGCATCAGCTGCTTTAGCTTCAGCTATAGGTGCTTCCAATATTGTTGGTGTACCTGTGGCAATAGCTTTTGGTGGACCAGGTGCTGTATTCTGGATGTGGGTTATAGCTCTTGTAGGAGCAGGTGCCAAGTTCTCAGAAGTTGTATTAGGTATTAAATACAGAGTATTGAATGAAGAAGGAGAGTATGTTGGTGGTCCTATGTACTTCCTAAAGAATGGTGTAGGAGGAACTTTTGGTAAAATACTTGGTGTCTTATTCTCATTTTTCCTAATGATTGAACTTATACCATCCATAGCTACTCAATCTGCATCATTTGTGCAAACAGCTACAACTATAAATATGCCATCTTGGTTAAGTGGTGTATTATTAGCAACAGTCGTAGCTTTAGTAGTATTTGGTGGTATAAAGAGAATTGGAAATGTTACTGAAAAATTAGTTCCTTTTATGGCATTATTATACGTAATAGGTGCTTTAGCAATAATTATCGTAAATATTACTGAATTACCAAATGCACTTGCTGTAATATTTAAACATGCATTTACTCCAATGGCTGCAGTAGGTGGATTCACAGGTTCTACTATAGCTGCTGCTATAAGATGGGGTACAGCAAGAGGAGTATACTCCAATGAATCAGGTATGGGTACAGCTCCAATAGCACATGCTGCAGCAGTTACTGATCATCCTGTTCGTCAAGCTATGTGGGGTATATTTGAAAATGTTGTTGATACATTAATAGTATGTACTGCGACAGGTCTTGTAGTAATAATAACAGGCGTTTACCTAAATATTCCTGCTAGTGAGGCAGCAACCATGCCATCGCTTGCTTTCCAAACACTACTTGGTGCAAATCTCGGTAGTATAATAGTAACTATAGCTATAGCATTGTTTGTACTTTCAACTATCATTGTTATAGTTTATTATGGTGAAAAACAAGCTGAGTATTTATTTAATACTAAATTCTCAAAAGTAATGCGTATTGTCTATTTATTATCCATTTTAGCCGGCGCATTTGGTGGACTTGAATTCTTATACCAATTCTTAGATATAATGCTAGCATTGATAATAATACCTAATATGATAGGATTAGTAATGTTAAGTGGAGAAGTTAGGGACTTGAAGAATGAGTTCTTTAGTAATCCTGAATTATATGAGAAAGCAAAACCTAAAAAAAGTACGACATAA